A single uncultured Acetobacterium sp. DNA region contains:
- a CDS encoding 4Fe-4S dicluster domain-containing protein, translating into MLPCTACKYCCSECPKELDIPTLLHHYNDHKFQPGFIAPMAIAGMPEEKRPGACIECGQCKQVCPQNIDIPTALKDFQKMLDEGSAWG; encoded by the coding sequence ATGCTGCCCTGTACGGCCTGTAAATATTGCTGTTCAGAGTGTCCCAAAGAACTGGATATTCCAACTCTTCTGCATCATTATAATGATCATAAATTCCAGCCGGGCTTTATTGCACCGATGGCCATTGCCGGAATGCCGGAGGAAAAACGACCGGGTGCTTGCATTGAATGTGGTCAATGTAAACAGGTCTGCCCGCAGAATATTGATATCCCCACAGCTTTGAAAGATTTCCAGAAAATGCTGGATGAAGGATCGGCCTGGGGTTGA
- a CDS encoding GntR family transcriptional regulator, whose translation MATPIYIKISEDIRAQILQGFIAANAPLPSENSLAKQYQVSRMTVRKALSILVHEKILYTVPGKGYFARKLNIDQFQFTLNELEIIKGKIKESQLIEVDIVKPDAELIYQLRISPDKRIVVIKHLLYSDQKPVAFDIKYIPYFTGIPIVEKEINYITFPEIIANRTSVFDIHREVSIRMELPATDVQQVLKMDSPAPVFIIEQKILNPDGHPIGWGRLYCHHQYFLIEGDSILGE comes from the coding sequence ATGGCGACACCTATATATATAAAGATTTCAGAAGATATACGTGCCCAGATTCTTCAAGGTTTTATTGCTGCCAATGCCCCGCTTCCTTCAGAGAATTCGCTGGCAAAACAATATCAGGTCAGCCGCATGACTGTTCGTAAGGCCTTGAGTATTCTGGTTCATGAAAAAATCCTATACACTGTCCCCGGAAAAGGATACTTTGCCCGCAAACTTAACATCGATCAATTTCAATTTACCTTGAATGAACTGGAAATCATTAAGGGCAAAATCAAAGAAAGTCAGTTGATCGAGGTAGATATTGTCAAACCGGATGCCGAGTTGATCTATCAACTACGAATCTCACCAGATAAACGCATTGTTGTGATTAAACATCTCCTCTATTCCGACCAAAAACCAGTTGCTTTTGATATCAAATATATTCCCTATTTTACCGGAATTCCCATTGTCGAAAAAGAAATTAACTACATCACCTTTCCGGAAATCATTGCCAATCGCACCTCAGTTTTTGATATCCATCGTGAAGTCTCCATACGTATGGAACTTCCCGCAACAGACGTTCAGCAGGTGCTTAAAATGGATTCCCCCGCCCCCGTCTTCATCATTGAACAAAAAATACTGAATCCCGATGGCCATCCCATTGGTTGGGGACGACTCTATTGCCATCATCAATATTTCCTCATTGAAGGCGATTCAATCTTAGGAGAATAA
- the dmpI gene encoding 4-oxalocrotonate tautomerase DmpI, which translates to MPVITLEAGKLNTDQKRQLVREFTDTAAKVMQIPEQAFIVFLKENEMENIGAGGELLSERQA; encoded by the coding sequence ATGCCAGTGATTACATTAGAAGCGGGAAAACTGAATACGGATCAAAAGAGACAATTGGTCAGGGAATTTACCGATACCGCCGCAAAAGTGATGCAAATACCGGAACAGGCTTTCATCGTCTTCTTGAAAGAAAATGAAATGGAGAATATCGGAGCTGGCGGTGAGCTGCTATCAGAAAGACAAGCCTAA
- a CDS encoding GntR family transcriptional regulator has translation MKQQIYQLIQEDIIKKIKSGALHPGDKLPTESEFSELYGTSKSSVKKALNQLVSKGYLYAIQRIGYYVSIPKYNNYMIAFNPFELIYQGEKITTIGIEPLTGNSWSFPPSPSDPSATKILFLPQLIVVGKIPAGFLLYKIFSQKNLEPTSNRPSSSFSAPDKIEGFLKSFTYHQKLKVYGETPPPIVAEFLKLPTDTAVFTVEKSFFDQYEKPIGTLLIYYRQEYMQLNGISAQTYPTDF, from the coding sequence ATGAAGCAACAAATCTATCAGCTAATTCAGGAAGATATCATCAAAAAAATAAAATCTGGCGCTCTCCATCCTGGCGATAAATTGCCTACTGAATCCGAGTTTTCAGAACTTTACGGCACTAGCAAATCTTCTGTAAAAAAAGCACTCAATCAGCTTGTCAGCAAGGGCTATCTCTATGCGATTCAGCGCATTGGCTACTATGTCAGCATTCCCAAATACAATAATTACATGATTGCTTTTAATCCATTTGAATTAATCTATCAGGGTGAAAAAATCACGACCATCGGTATTGAACCGCTAACTGGCAATAGCTGGTCTTTTCCGCCGTCGCCGAGTGATCCGTCAGCTACAAAAATCCTTTTTCTTCCGCAACTGATTGTCGTTGGAAAAATACCGGCCGGTTTTTTACTCTATAAAATTTTCTCGCAAAAAAATCTGGAGCCAACTAGCAATAGACCATCCTCGTCATTTTCAGCTCCTGATAAAATCGAGGGCTTTCTGAAATCCTTCACTTATCATCAAAAACTGAAAGTATATGGTGAAACGCCCCCCCCCATCGTTGCCGAGTTTTTAAAGCTTCCAACTGATACCGCCGTTTTCACAGTCGAAAAATCATTTTTTGATCAGTATGAAAAACCAATTGGTACCCTGCTCATTTATTACCGCCAAGAGTATATGCAACTCAATGGGATTTCTGCCCAAACATACCCGACTGACTTTTAG
- a CDS encoding MerR family transcriptional regulator translates to MTIKEAAERTGISIDNLRYYERMGLFPEIPRNSSGMRDYDEMSLHWIDFAMRFKRGGMSLEAIREYIQLGAAG, encoded by the coding sequence ATGACGATTAAGGAAGCCGCTGAAAGAACCGGCATTTCGATTGACAATTTGCGTTATTACGAGCGGATGGGCTTGTTTCCGGAAATCCCGAGAAATTCATCTGGGATGAGGGATTATGATGAGATGTCATTGCACTGGATTGACTTTGCCATGCGCTTTAAACGCGGCGGCATGTCGTTGGAGGCTATTCGGGAATATATTCAACTGGGCGCTGCAGGGTGA
- a CDS encoding flavodoxin family protein, with the protein MKLAVITGSPHKKGTTALLADKFIQGAKEAGHEVFRFDAAFENVKPCLACEYCSSHDGECIHKDSMNDLSKQLVETELIIFVTPLYYFGMSAQIKAVIDRFHASNAKIAGNKKTMLLAATYGADDWTMEGLEKMYESMLRFLAWEDAGQLIAIGCPAREVLEQTDYPQQAYEMGKKL; encoded by the coding sequence ATGAAATTAGCAGTAATAACGGGTAGTCCTCATAAAAAAGGAACAACGGCTTTATTGGCCGATAAATTTATACAAGGGGCAAAAGAAGCGGGACATGAGGTATTCCGATTTGATGCCGCTTTTGAAAATGTCAAACCATGTTTGGCTTGTGAGTATTGTTCAAGTCACGATGGGGAATGTATTCACAAAGATTCGATGAATGACTTGAGTAAGCAGCTGGTGGAAACCGAACTGATTATCTTTGTGACGCCGCTGTACTATTTTGGTATGTCAGCCCAGATCAAAGCCGTCATCGACCGATTCCATGCCAGCAATGCCAAAATTGCTGGCAATAAAAAAACGATGCTGTTAGCCGCTACCTATGGCGCCGATGATTGGACGATGGAAGGGTTGGAGAAAATGTACGAATCGATGTTGCGTTTTCTTGCCTGGGAAGATGCCGGACAACTCATTGCAATTGGATGCCCTGCTCGAGAGGTGCTGGAACAAACCGATTACCCTCAGCAGGCTTATGAAATGGGGAAAAAATTATAA
- a CDS encoding cobalamin-dependent protein (Presence of a B(12) (cobalamin)-binding domain implies dependence on cobalamin itself, in one of its several forms, or in some unusual lineages, dependence on a cobalamin-like analog.), translated as MKDLLIQAVREVKEKEILMLVDQAFDAGLSANEIIEILKIGMDYVGKEYEIGNYFIADLMMSGIIFKEILSQERMQPAQNTASQTTIATLLIGTVKGDLHDIGKDLFASLAKSGGFRVIDLGVDVSPQTFVDEIIKHKPDILALSGVLHIAIKSMKETVDLIEMHHLRKNLKIIIGGNPLTPETFQFIGADAFSRDASEGQGIIQSWIKK; from the coding sequence ATGAAAGATTTGCTGATACAAGCAGTCCGGGAAGTCAAAGAAAAAGAAATATTAATGCTGGTTGATCAGGCTTTTGACGCTGGTCTGTCGGCTAATGAAATCATTGAAATCCTTAAAATTGGCATGGACTATGTGGGCAAAGAATATGAAATCGGAAATTATTTTATTGCCGATTTAATGATGTCCGGGATTATTTTTAAAGAAATTCTTTCCCAGGAACGAATGCAACCTGCTCAAAACACCGCCAGTCAAACGACTATTGCGACGCTCCTGATCGGTACTGTCAAAGGGGATCTCCACGATATCGGGAAGGATCTTTTCGCAAGTCTCGCTAAATCAGGTGGCTTTCGTGTCATTGACCTTGGTGTTGATGTATCGCCTCAGACCTTTGTTGACGAGATTATCAAACACAAACCCGACATTCTTGCGCTCAGCGGTGTTTTGCATATCGCCATCAAAAGCATGAAGGAAACAGTTGATCTCATCGAGATGCATCATTTGCGGAAAAACTTAAAAATCATCATCGGCGGCAACCCTTTAACTCCGGAAACATTTCAGTTTATCGGGGCTGATGCCTTCTCCCGTGATGCTTCCGAAGGTCAGGGAATCATTCAATCGTGGATAAAGAAATAA